CTTGCATTATAAACAAGATAAGCTCTAGGAGAGGTATTGAAGCCAAAAGCAGAATTATAATTTTCCCTAAATCCTAAGGTTAAAAATAATTCATCAAAAATAGCCAACTCACTTTCTGCAAATAAAGCCGCATTATGTTGATACATAAAACTATGTCCCACAACAGCCCTATCTCTCATACTTGCAAACCAATACCGCCCGCCCAAAGTCAATTTACCTTGTCCTATATCCATTATAAGCTTTGTATCAATAATAACATCATCTCCCCTCAAGCCTCTATCTTGACCTATTAATGGGCTTCCCACCCCTACTGCATCTTGAGTAATGAGCCTTCCTTGATTGGTTGTAGAAAGATACTGAATTGAAGTGTCTGTTTTGCCAAACAAATAATCTCCCAAATGAGCAAAAGTCGCGTTATTGCGCATAAAATAAAGATTTTTAGCATATCCCCCTCTATCTCCCACAGTTCCAAGCAAGCTTTGTTCGTTGTTATACCATTGAAGACCATTTTCATAATCAAAATAAAAATAATTCTGTTTGGTAGGTGCATAAGAAATACGCGCACCTACATCATAAACATTAGCTTGGGACAAACCTACCACGCCATTTCTTCCTAAACTACCACCGCCTGGAATCACCTTTAAATCTGAGGTCGGAACCAATGCACGGTAATGCTCTCTTCCTCGAAGTGCAAGACCCCATTTTCTTTGAGAATCCAAAGGTCCAGAAGTATAAAAGCTTCCCGAATAAAAGTTTCCAAAAAGTTTTTCTTCCTGCAATGTAGCTTCCACAGCAAAACTTGATGACCAGCGATCAAAATTCTTTTTTGTAATGACATTTACAACCCCTCCAATCGCATCGCTTCCATATAGAGTGCTCATCGGTCCTTTGATAACTTCAATCCGTTCAATCGAGCTCAAAGGAGGTATAAAAGATGTAAAAATCTCTGTAAAGCCATTTGGAAAGGCTGCCGAAGTAATATTTTGCCTTTTACCATCGGTTAAGATCAAAGTATAGTCTGCAGGCATACCACGAATTGAGATATTATAACCACCTGTCTTGCCTACACCCATCTCAATACTTACACCCGGAACTCTTGAAACAGCTTCACCCAAATCCCTGTAAGGTTTGTCTTCAAGCTGTTCTTTTGTGATCACAGAAATGGATGCGGGGGCATCTTTAATATCTTGGGCATAGCCCGAAGCCGAAACAACAGATTTATTTAAAATATAATTTTTTGGCTCATCTTCTGCAAATAAGCACACAGGGAAAAAAATCAGCATTTGCTTAAGCATATCTTTTTTCTTCATCACAAAACCTTATCTTTAAAATAAGAATGATTATAATAATAAATGATGAAGATACTATTAAGATTATTTCTAGTTTAAACGCTCAAATATCCTAAAGCAATACTTAATATTAATCCGGCTAAAAAACAAATCAGCATTTCTTTGCGCTTATTTTTACAAAATGCTGTCATCACAATGCCACTCAAATAAAAAAGCACCAGCGAAATACCAAAAGCCACGCTTAAGACATCAAAGTACCACTTTGCCTTTGCTTTATGAAGCATAATCATATTCCCAAGCAAGCTTCTTTGAATAGTTTGAATCATTGTTTGATTGTCTTTTGTCTCAATCGTAATCATATATTTGGCAGAGCCTATCGAAAGAGCACCTCTAAAATCTTTGGGATTGATATCATTCGGAAAAGGAATATTATTTTTTGATAAAAAATCCATTAAAAAATCAAATTGCTTCTCTTTAGGAACGACCTCTTCAAGCACCCATTTTTGCTTCGTTGCTCCAACATCTTGATTCAATCCAAAAATATA
The sequence above is a segment of the Helicobacter sp. 12S02232-10 genome. Coding sequences within it:
- a CDS encoding TonB-dependent receptor, with the translated sequence MKKKDMLKQMLIFFPVCLFAEDEPKNYILNKSVVSASGYAQDIKDAPASISVITKEQLEDKPYRDLGEAVSRVPGVSIEMGVGKTGGYNISIRGMPADYTLILTDGKRQNITSAAFPNGFTEIFTSFIPPLSSIERIEVIKGPMSTLYGSDAIGGVVNVITKKNFDRWSSSFAVEATLQEEKLFGNFYSGSFYTSGPLDSQRKWGLALRGREHYRALVPTSDLKVIPGGGSLGRNGVVGLSQANVYDVGARISYAPTKQNYFYFDYENGLQWYNNEQSLLGTVGDRGGYAKNLYFMRNNATFAHLGDYLFGKTDTSIQYLSTTNQGRLITQDAVGVGSPLIGQDRGLRGDDVIIDTKLIMDIGQGKLTLGGRYWFASMRDRAVVGHSFMYQHNAALFAESELAIFDELFLTLGFRENYNSAFGFNTSPRAYLVYNASDWLTLKGGISTGYKTPTVSQLVRGVNGITAQGTVPTYGNPDLKPETSINFEFGFLSETDWTDIGLTGFYNIFRDKIQSVSISKDQQIPVSGGGICVAVSTCSYNINADSAIAYGAEVFFGIKPINIVYGDVGLNLSYTFTKTQQTSGAAKGIPLTDIPEHSLNTSLNYSIGNFGFYLRGEYRAKQLRVYIGGRGGSSAGSLSALEQFKRNNPNLSPYYNNYFLLHLGGHYNITKTLRLHAGIYNLLNQNFIDYVPAVANGASSATYVNNYNYVREGRRYFIGLNMDF
- a CDS encoding PepSY domain-containing protein; amino-acid sequence: MKLKKFSHQFHIYVSVFLLPMALLFSITGIVYIFGLNQDVGATKQKWVLEEVVPKEKQFDFLMDFLSKNNIPFPNDINPKDFRGALSIGSAKYMITIETKDNQTMIQTIQRSLLGNMIMLHKAKAKWYFDVLSVAFGISLVLFYLSGIVMTAFCKNKRKEMLICFLAGLILSIALGYLSV